The following are encoded in a window of Patescibacteria group bacterium genomic DNA:
- a CDS encoding UPF0175 family protein, with protein MIKEASFKYPEDILISLKEDEDHFLQEVKVLAAVKLYELNRLSLGKAANLAGIDKYNFIKVLGEHKVSIFKLDRKQLARDVENA; from the coding sequence AAGCAAGCTTTAAGTATCCTGAAGATATTCTTATCTCATTAAAAGAGGATGAAGATCATTTTTTGCAGGAAGTCAAAGTATTAGCAGCAGTGAAACTCTATGAACTCAACAGACTTTCCCTGGGTAAGGCTGCAAACCTTGCCGGTATAGACAAGTATAATTTTATAAAGGTACTGGGTGAACACAAGGTATCCATCTTTAAACTTGACAGGAAACAACTGGCGAGGGATGTAGAGAATGCCTGA